One Felis catus isolate Fca126 chromosome D1, F.catus_Fca126_mat1.0, whole genome shotgun sequence DNA segment encodes these proteins:
- the CREBZF gene encoding CREB/ATF bZIP transcription factor isoform X2, producing MRHSLTKLLAASGSDSPTRSESPAPAATCLLPPDLTRAAAAAAAAAAEEEETAAAGSPGRKQPRGDEGELEAGRGGRGGVAVRAPSPEEMEEEAIASVPGEETEDMDFLSGLELADLLDPRQPDWHLEPGLSSPGPLSSSGGGSDSGGLWRGDDDDEAAAAEMQRFSDLLQRLLNGIGGCSSGSDSGSGEKRRRKSPGGGAGSSGNDNNQAATKSPRKAAAAAARLNRLKKKEYVMGLESRVRGLAAENQELRAENRELGKRVQALQEESRYLRAVLANETGLARLLSRLSGVGLRLTTSLFRDSPAGDHDYALPVGKQQQDLLEEDDSAGGVCLHVDKDKVSVEFCSACARKASSSLKM from the coding sequence ATGAGGCATAGCCTGACCAAACTGCTGGCGGCCTCAGGCAGCGACTCCCCAACCCGCAGCGAGAGTCCGGCGCCGGCCGCGACCTGCTTGCTGCCCCCGGACCTgacccgggcggcggcggcggctgcagcggcggcggcggaggaggaAGAGACGGCGGCGGCCGGATCTCCCGGCCGCAAGCAGCCGCGCGGCGACGAGGGCGAGTTGGAGGCCGGGAGGGGGGGCCGCGGCGGCGTGGCCGTGCGCGCGCCCTCGCCcgaggagatggaggaggaggcgATCGCCAGCGTCCCCGGGGAGGAGACGGAGGACATGGACTTTCTGTCCGGGCTGGAACTGGCAGATCTTTTGGACCCCCGGCAACCGGACTGGCACCTGGAGCCCGGACTCAGCTCGCCCGGGCCTCTCTCGTCGTCCGGCGGAGGCTCGGATAGCGGCGGCCTGTGGAGAGGGGACGACGACGACGAGGCCGCGGCTGCCGAGATGCAGCGCTTTTCTGACCTGCTGCAGAGGCTCTTAAACGGCATCGGAGGCTGCAGCAGCGGCAGTGACAGTGGCAGCGGCGAAAAGAGGCGGAGAAAGTCCCCAGGAGGAGGCGCGGGCAGCAGCGGCAACGACAACAACCAGGCGGCGACAAAGAGTCCCCGGaaggcggcggcggctgctgccCGTCTCAATCGGCTGAAGAAGAAGGAGTACGTGATGGGGCTGGAAAGTCGAGTCCGGGGTCTGGCAGCCGAGAACCAGGAGCTGCGGGCCGAGAATCGGGAGCTGGGCAAGCGCGTGCAGGCACTGCAGGAGGAGAGTCGATACCTACGGGCCGTCTTAGCCAACGAGACCGGACTGGCTCGCTTGCTGAGCCGGCTGAGCGGCGTGGGACTGCGGCTGACCACCTCGCTCTTCAGAGACTCGCCCGCCGGTGACCATGACTACGCTCTGCCCGTGGGAAAGCAGCAGCAGGACCTACTGGAAGAGGACGACTCGGCGGGAGGAGTGTGTCTTCATGTGGACAAGGATAAGGTGTCGGTGGAGTTCTGCTCGGCGTGCGCCCGGAAGGCGTCGTCTTCTCTTAAAATGTAG
- the CREBZF gene encoding CREB/ATF bZIP transcription factor isoform X1: MRHSLTKLLAASGSDSPTRSESPAPAATCLLPPDLTRAAAAAAAAAAEEEETAAAGSPGRKQPRGDEGELEAGRGGRGGVAVRAPSPEEMEEEAIASVPGEETEDMDFLSGLELADLLDPRQPDWHLEPGLSSPGPLSSSGGGSDSGGLWRGDDDDEAAAAEMQRFSDLLQRLLNGIGGCSSGSDSGSGEKRRRKSPGGGAGSSGNDNNQAATKSPRKAAAAAARLNRLKKKEYVMGLESRVRGLAAENQELRAENRELGKRVQALQEESRYLRAVLANETGLARLLSRLSGVGLRLTTSLFRDSPAGDHDYALPVGKQQQDLLEEDDSAGGVCLHVDKDKVSVEFCSACARKASSSLKIFFFR, encoded by the exons ATGAGGCATAGCCTGACCAAACTGCTGGCGGCCTCAGGCAGCGACTCCCCAACCCGCAGCGAGAGTCCGGCGCCGGCCGCGACCTGCTTGCTGCCCCCGGACCTgacccgggcggcggcggcggctgcagcggcggcggcggaggaggaAGAGACGGCGGCGGCCGGATCTCCCGGCCGCAAGCAGCCGCGCGGCGACGAGGGCGAGTTGGAGGCCGGGAGGGGGGGCCGCGGCGGCGTGGCCGTGCGCGCGCCCTCGCCcgaggagatggaggaggaggcgATCGCCAGCGTCCCCGGGGAGGAGACGGAGGACATGGACTTTCTGTCCGGGCTGGAACTGGCAGATCTTTTGGACCCCCGGCAACCGGACTGGCACCTGGAGCCCGGACTCAGCTCGCCCGGGCCTCTCTCGTCGTCCGGCGGAGGCTCGGATAGCGGCGGCCTGTGGAGAGGGGACGACGACGACGAGGCCGCGGCTGCCGAGATGCAGCGCTTTTCTGACCTGCTGCAGAGGCTCTTAAACGGCATCGGAGGCTGCAGCAGCGGCAGTGACAGTGGCAGCGGCGAAAAGAGGCGGAGAAAGTCCCCAGGAGGAGGCGCGGGCAGCAGCGGCAACGACAACAACCAGGCGGCGACAAAGAGTCCCCGGaaggcggcggcggctgctgccCGTCTCAATCGGCTGAAGAAGAAGGAGTACGTGATGGGGCTGGAAAGTCGAGTCCGGGGTCTGGCAGCCGAGAACCAGGAGCTGCGGGCCGAGAATCGGGAGCTGGGCAAGCGCGTGCAGGCACTGCAGGAGGAGAGTCGATACCTACGGGCCGTCTTAGCCAACGAGACCGGACTGGCTCGCTTGCTGAGCCGGCTGAGCGGCGTGGGACTGCGGCTGACCACCTCGCTCTTCAGAGACTCGCCCGCCGGTGACCATGACTACGCTCTGCCCGTGGGAAAGCAGCAGCAGGACCTACTGGAAGAGGACGACTCGGCGGGAGGAGTGTGTCTTCATGTGGACAAGGATAAGGTGTCGGTGGAGTTCTGCTCGGCGTGCGCCCGGAAGGCGTCGTCTTCTCTTAAAAT TTTCTTTTTTAGGTGA
- the TMEM126A gene encoding transmembrane protein 126A, with translation MKNHEPDDTVKEDLIFNIITRKINHLPEAERNLFEHGSVYIGLNAALCGLIANSLFRRILNVTQARIAAGLPMAVIPFLTAHASYKAFVNLPLNTGDLNCETCTITRGGLVGLVFGGLYPVFLAIPVNGGLAARYESALLPEKGNILTYWTRISKPVFRKMLFPILLQTMFAAYLGSRQYKLVIKALQLPEPGLEIQ, from the exons ATGAAAAATCATGAACCAGATGATACTGTCAAGGAAGACTTAATTTTCAATATCATAACCAGAAAAATTAACCACCTCCCAGAAGCAGAAag GAATCTATTTGAACATGGATCAGTTTATATCGGACTTAATGCTGCTCTCTGTGGTCTAATAGCAAATAGTCTTTTTCGACGCATCTTAAACGTGACACAGGCTCGTATAGCTGCTGGCTTACCAATGGCAGTGATCCCATTTTTGACTGCGCATGCATCTTACAAAGCTTTTGTAAATCTACCTTTGAATACAG GTGATTTGAATTGTGAAACCTGTACCATAACACGGGGTGGACTGGTTGGTCTTGTTTTTGGTGGTCTGTACCCTGTTTTCTTGGCTATACCTGTGAATGGTGGCCTAGCAGCCAg GTATGAGTCAGCCCTGCTACCAGAAAAAGGAAACATCTTAACTTACTGGACTAGAATTTCTAAGCCTGTCTTTAGAAAGATGTTATTTCCAATTTTGCTCCAGACCATGTTTGCAGCATACCTCGGATCTAGACAATATAAATTAGTTATAAAGGCTCTTCAGTTACCTGAACCTGGCCTAGAAATTCAGTGA